In the Gossypium arboreum isolate Shixiya-1 chromosome 10, ASM2569848v2, whole genome shotgun sequence genome, one interval contains:
- the LOC108488288 gene encoding F-box protein MAX2-like codes for MAAGTSSNVHLHDIPDVILSNIFSLETETRTRNAMSLVCLKWLLLERSTRKSLTLRGNIRNLFLLPTCFRAVTHLDLSFLSPWGYPLLDSFSNPLVLAQFLRHAFPSVVSLIVYVRNPLTLHLLASQWPNLQHVKLVRWHQRWPAAPIGSDLVPLFDHCPMLSSLDVSHFYCWTEDLPPVIQAYPSIATSLSHLNILKHDSSTDGFKSHELLSITASCPNLRKLLATCIFNPRFIGFISDQTLLTLAINCPLLSLLHLADSTSMSNVRPNLIEDASISFATLGDVFSKLPQLEELVLDVCHNVKHTWPALELLNTKCPMLKSLKLGQFQGICRGIASPPDGVALCQGLESLSIKNCTDLTDKALIAISHGCHRLSKFEVLGCKQLTRKGMWEFTHNLRKTLVDVKISYYKNLNAVSSLQALEPIRDRIVKLHIDCVWASIIGEEKSLKNWSKLQYLSLWIAVGESLNPLSLSGLNDCPSLEEIQIKVQGDCRDQPKPFMDAFGLSCLTCYPNLTRMILDCSGVTGYALTAPVGHTDLSSWERFFLSGIQDSTLNELNYWTAQDVDVNQRCLFLPAAGLLAQCGRLRKLFIHGTANEHLMMFLLGNPTLRDVQLREDYYPAPDNDTITEMRVGSCCRFEDALNSSSRHVPD; via the coding sequence atggcaGCTGGAACTTCAAGCAACGTTCATCTCCATGATATACCTGATGTGATACTCTCCAACATATTCTCTTTAGAGACTGAAACTCGCACACGCAACGCCATGTCTCTCGTGTGTCTCAAATGGCTCTTGCTCGAGCGCTCCACTCGCAAATCCCTCACCCTTCGCGGTAATATCCGCAATCTCTTCCTCCTTCCTACTTGCTTTCGTGCTGTTACCCATCTTGACCTTTCTTTCCTCTCCCCATGGGGATACCCTCTTCTCGATTCGTTTTCAAACCCACTTGTACTTGCTCAGTTCCTTCGACATGCATTTCCTTCAGTTGTTTCTCTCATCGTTTATGTCCGAAACCCTCTAACTCTCCATCTTTTAGCTTCCCAATGGCCTAACTTGCAACATGTTAAGCTTGTACGTTGGCATCAACGTTGGCCTGCTGCACCTATTGGTTCTGATTTAGTTCCACTTTTCGACCATTGCCCGATGCTTTCATCACTtgatgtttcacatttttattgTTGGACTGAAGATCTTCCACCGGTAATCCAAGCATACCCTTCTATTGCAACTTCTCTTTCCCATCTCAATATCTTAAAACATGATTCAAGTACTGATGGATTCAAGTCCCATGAGCTTTTGTCTATTACTGCTAGTTGTCCTAACCTACGTAAATTGTTGGCAACATGTATATTTAACCCTCGATTCATTGGTTTCATAAGCGACCAAACCTTGCTGACTCTTGCTATAAATtgtcctctcctttctcttcttcaCCTTGCTGATTCAACTTCAATGTCCAACGTTAGACCCAACCTTATTGAAGATGCAAGTATCAGCTTCGCTACACTTGGGGACGTATTTTCTAAATTGCCTCAACTTGAAGAGCTGGTTCTCGATGTTTGTCACAACGTTAAACACACATGGCCAGCATTGGAGTTGCTTAATACCAAATGCCCCATGCTTAAATCTTTAAAGCTGGGACAGTTCCAAGGAATCTGTAGAGGTATTGCCTCTCCACCAGATGGGGTCGCTTTATGCCAAGGCTTGGAATCTTTGTCCATCAAGAACTGTACTGACTTAACTGATAAAGCTCTGATAGCCATCTCTCATGGCTGCCATAGACTTTCTAAGTTCGAGGTTCTAGGATGCAAGCAACTCACCAGAAAAGGGATGTGGGAATTCACTCATAATCTTCGCAAAACGTTGGTTGATGTGAAAATCTCTTACTATAAAAACCTCAACGCAGTTTCATCATTGCAAGCATTGGAACCAATCCGAGACCGCATAGTAAAACTCCATATAGATTGCGTGTGGGCAAGCATCATCGGAGAAGAAAAAAGCTTGAAAAATTGGAGTAAGCTACAATATCTTTCCCTATGGATTGCTGTAGGTGAGTCTTTGAATCCACTATCATTATCAGGTCTAAACGATTGCCCATCACTAGAAGAGATACAAATCAAAGTCCAAGGCGATTGCAGGGATCAACCAAAGCCATTCATGGATGCATTTGGGTTAAGTTGCTTAACCTGTTATCCAAATCTTACAAGGATGATCTTAGACTGCAGTGGGGTAACAGGTTATGCTCTTACAGCACCTGTAGGACACACAGATTTAAGCTCGTGGGAGAGATTTTTCCTCAGTGGAATACAAGATTCGACACTCAATGAACTCAACTATTGGACTGCACAAGACGTCGACGTGAATCAACGGTGCCTTTTTCTCCCGGCAGCGGGATTGTTGGCACAGTGTGGGCGTTTAAGGAAACTTTTCATACATGGAACAGCCAATGAACACTTGATGATGTTCCTGTTGGGAAATCCGACACTGAGGGATGTTCAACTTAGAGAAGATTATTACCCTGCACCAGACAATGATACAATCACAGAGATGAGGGTAGGATCTTGTTGTCGATTTGAGGATGCTCTTAATAGTAGTAGCCGCCATGTTCCTGATTAA